A stretch of the Gossypium hirsutum isolate 1008001.06 chromosome D07, Gossypium_hirsutum_v2.1, whole genome shotgun sequence genome encodes the following:
- the LOC107926460 gene encoding RNA exonuclease 4 — MECADNPRNKCAACYRQFNRMEHLVDHMRTLFHSVHEPTCGVCKKHCRSFESLREHLIGPLPKQECRNAFNIRGCKFCLAILDSPYALRVHQDRCQLSGVNHGISAYMANLGLRDSLTIDNGYSRGPQVVALACKTVGGGSDRSLDLCARVCIIDEKENIIFHTYVKPPIPVTNYRYETTGIRPEHLRDAMPLRQVQRKVQDFLCNGEPTWKIRSPKGGKARILVGHGLDHDLDKMQVEYPPIMIRDTAKYPPLMKTSKLSNSLKYLTQAYLGYDIQNGIQDPYEDCVATMRLYVRMRRQVHRRQDYPLASDPQNRNNFASWRQNELERMSPEEMLAISRSDYYCWCLDSA; from the exons ATGGAGTGTGCAGATAACCCAAG GAACAAATGTGCAGCTTGCTATAGACAGTTCAATAGGATGGAACATTTGGTTGATCATATGAGAACTTTGTTTCATTCAGTTCATGAACCTACTTGTGGTGTTTGTAAAAAGCACTGCCGATCCTTTGAATCTCTAAGGGAACATCTAATAG GTCCATTGCCCAAACAAGAATGCAGGAACGCGTTCAACATCCGAGGCTGCAAGTTTTGTTTAGCCATTCTCGATAGCCCTTATGCTCTTAGGGTTCATCAAGACAGATGCCAGCTCTCTGGAGTGAACCAT GGGATATCAGCTTACATGGCTAACTTGGGGCTTAGAGATAGCTTAACAATCGACAATGGTTATTCAAGAGGCCCACAAGTTGTTGCACTTGCATGCAAAACTGTTGGTGGTGGAAGCGATAGGTCATTGGATCTTTGTGCAAGGGTTTGCATCATTGATGAAAAGGAGAATATAATCTTCCATACTTATGTTAAACCTCCTATTCCAGTCACAAACTATAG GTACGAAACAACAGGCATTCGACCAGAACATTTAAGGGATGCAATGCCATTGAGACAAGTTCAAAGAAAGGTTCAAGATTTCCTTTGCAATGGAGAACCAACGTGGAAAATTCGATCACCTAAAGGTGGAAAAGCTAGGATTCTTGTAGGGCATGGTCTTGATCATGACCTAGATAAAATGCAAGTCGAATATCCACCAATAATGATAAG GGATACTGCAAAATATCCTCCCTTGATGAAAACAAGCAAACTTAGCAACTCACTCAAGTACTTAACTCAAGCATATTTGGG GTATGACATTCAAAATGGCATTCAAGATCCTTATGAGGATTGTGTTGCAACAATGAGGCTTTACGTTAGGATGAGGAGACAAGTTCATAGGAGACAAGACTACCCGTTGGCTTCCGACCCTCAAAACCGGAACAACTTCGCGTCGTGGAGGCAAAACGAGCTCGAGAGGATGTCCCCTGAAGAAATGTTGGCAATCTCAAGGTCTGATTACTACTGTTGGTGCTTGGATTCTGCGTAA